Part of the Flavobacterium alkalisoli genome is shown below.
TACTACTTTTTTTAGATAAGTAAAGTGGTTACCGTATTTTTATTTAAAATTTAATATTACTATCCTCACAATTTGACTATGAGGTTTTTAGTGTGGCAGAGGTATATAATACTCAGTTAGCTGGATTAGTGAAAGGTCATTATAATGCGTGAAACCTTTTTTGGTATAGAAAGCAGGATTATTTATTTTTGAAAAATTTTTTTAAAAATGCCGATTTTCGGTATGTGTTATTATGATTAGACAAAAAATGATTTTCAGGTTAGCGTTGTATTCAGATTCAGAAGAAACAAAGCGTATCACAGAGGAAGATTTTACAGATATATTACCCTTTTATTCAGATTTTCGCAGAATGGGTGACTATAGGCAATTAACTAATGGAAAAATACGTACTCAGCCTAACATTGAAACTGTTATAAATTTTGCTGCACAGGAATTTATAGATCTTGATATTGAATACGCAAGTATAGAATATATAAGTTTATGGAAAGAGAAAATTAACAATGTACAGTTAATTAGAAAGAGGTATAATTTTAACCTCCACTTAGACTGTGAACTCGTTATGTATAAGAAGTATCCGGCTTTAACCTTTCCGTTAGATTTTACAAAATTTCTCGCTGAAAACGATATTGGATTTTCTATAGATTTATGGGAGTAGGTATCTTAAATGAAAAAGTATTACTGGGACAAAGTAATTTGTTTTTTCGTTACTTAACATAAGGATTTTTATAATTGTAAAAACACATAAAAGAGATTTCTCATTCCGTTTCACTGCATATCGAAATGACAAAGACTAAAAACAAAAAATCCCCGGCAATGTGTCGGGGATTTTCTAAATATATATTCTAAACCATTAACTAGCCGGATTCTCCGCTTTTTTAATAGTTACTTCAAGTTCCTGTTCATTACTGTCAAGATCCATAAAGATTTCGTCTCCGGCACCTATTTTAGAAGTGATAATCTCTTCTGCAAGGGTATCTTCAACATATTTCTGGATAGCCCTTTTAAGTGGCCTGGCACCATACTGCTTATCAAATCCTTTATCAGCGATAAAGTTTTTAGCTTTTTCACTCAGCGTGATGTTATATCCAAGATCTTTAATCCTTGCGTAAAGTTTAGCAAGCTCGATTTCTATGATCTTATCGATGTCCTCTTTTTCAAGTGGGTTAAACACGATAATATCATCTATCCTGTTGATAAACTCAGGAGCAAACGTCTTTTTAAGGGCACTTTCAATAACACCTTTTGTATGCTCGTCTGCCTGTGCTTTTTTAGCAGCAGTACCAAAACCAACACCCTGGCCGAAGTCTTTAATTTGTCTTGCACCAACGTTAGATGTCATTATTATAATAGTGTTCCTAAAGTCTATTTTCCTGCCAAGGCTGTCTGTAAGGTAACCATCATCCAGTACCTGTAAAAGCATATTGAATACATCCGGGTGAGCTTTTTCAATCTCATCAAGAAGTACTACACAGTAAGGTTTTCTGCGTACTTTTTCAGTAAGCTGTCCGCCTTCTTCATAACCCACATATCCCGGAGGCGCACCTACAAGTCTTGATATGGCAAATTTTTCCATGTACTCACTCATGTCGATACGTACAAGCGCATCTTCAGAGTCAAACAGTTCTTTAGCCAGTACCTTAGCCAGCTGTGTTTTACCAACACCTGTTTGCCCAAGGAATATAAACGAACCTATCGGTTTGTTAGGGTCTTTAAGTCCGGCACGGTTACGTTGTATCGATTTTGCAATCTTGGCAACAGCATCATCCTGACCTATAACTTTGCTTCTGATCAGTTCAGGCAGGTGAGCCAGTTTGTTGCTCTCGGTTTGCGCAATACGGTTTACGGGAATACCTGTCATCATAGATACAACATCTGCCACATTGTCTTCTGTAACGGTAACGCGATTGTTTTTAGCGTCTTCTTCCCACTGCTCCTGAGCGATGGCAAGGTCTTTTTCAATGCGTTTTTCATCGTCACGAAGCTTAGCGGCCTCTTCATATTTCTGTTTCTTAACTACCGAGTTTTTAAGCTCACGTACTTCTTCCAGCTGTCTTTCAAGATCCAGTATCTGTTTAGGTACATCTATATTGGTAATGTGTACCCTTGAACCGGCCTCGTCAAGCGCATCAATAGCCTTGTCCGGAAGGAAACGCTCGCTCATATAGCGGTTAGTTAGCTTAACACAAGCCTCAATAGCCTCTGGTGTATAGTTAACATTGTGGTGCTCTTCATACTTACCTTTAATGTTGTTAAGTATGGTAATTGTTTCTTCTACCGATGTAGGCTCTACCATTACTTTCTGGAAACGTCTTTCTAGCGCTCCGTCTTTTTCAATGTATTGCCTGTACTCATCAAGGGTAGTAGCACCGATGCATTGTATTTCGCCTCTTGCAAGGGCAGGCTTAAACATGTTGCTGGCATCCAGCGAACCTGTAGCGCCACCTGCACCTACAATGGTGTGTATCTCGTCGATAAACAGAATGATGTCGTCATTCTTTTCCAGTTCGTTCATCACGGCTTTCATACGCTCTTCAAACTGGCCGCGGTATTTAGTACCTGCCACTAAGCTGGCAAGATCTAATGTTACCACACGTTTGTTGAAAAGTATGCGTGATACTTTTTTCTGTATGATGCGCAGGGCCAAACCTTCTGCAATGGCCGATTTACCCACACCGGGTTCACCAATTAGCAGTGGATTGTTTTTCTTTCTGCGGCTAAGTATTTGCGACACACGTTCAATCTCTTTTTCACGTCCAACAACAGGGTCAAGTTTGCCTTCTTCGGCAAGCTCGGTAAGGTCACGGCCAAAGTTGTCTAATACCGGGGTTTTAGATTTTTTGTTGGCTTTGCCACCCTGTGGGTTAGGGTTATTAAAGGTGCTTTCGCGCATACTGTCATCCTGTCCTGCATCATCGTTGTAAGACTCAGCCCTTGGCTGGTTTTCCATATAATCTTCTTCGCTTGATGTCATGTTGATAAATTGTTCTTTAACTGTTTCGTAATCGATTTTTAGCTTATTAAGCAACTTTGTAGTAGGGTCGTTTTCGTTGCGTAAAATACACAACAGTAAGTGTGCCGTACTTATAGAGGTACTTTGGAAAACCTTGGCTTCCAGAAATGTTGTTCTAAGGGCACGTTCTGCCTGGCGCGTTAAGTGCAGGTTTTTCTTGTCGTTCCCGCGCTCTGCGTTTGGGTTGGCAGGGCTTAATATTTCTACTTTTCTTCTTAAATGATCTAAATCAACAGATATATTATTAAGTATAGAAATTGCTTTGCCGTTTCCGTCCCTCAAAATCCCCAACATCAAATGTTCTGTACCAATAAAGTCGTGGCCCAGGCGTAAAGCTTCCTCTTTACTGTAAGTAATTACGTCTTTGACCCTTGGTGAAAAATTATCATCCATAATAATGTAATTGATACTGTAAATTTAACTATTTAAATAAGATTTTACAAAAACCGTACCTAGTAACGGTCTGTCATGCTAATTGACAAAAAAAATGGCAGAAAAGGAAATAATATAACATTAGTTTATTAACCGTTTACCGAGTTAATAATGTTAATAAATGGTGGAAATTAATTGATTTTTAACTGGAGAGTCCCGTCAAAAATGCGTATATTGGCACGTTTTGAAATAAAAATAATTTTTAATTTAACTATTTATGTCTGAAGGAGAAAAGTTAATTCCTATTAACATCGAAGACCAAATGAAATCGGCATACATTGACTATTCAATGTCGGTAATTGTATCGAGGGCGCTTCCGGATGTTAGAGATGGCTTGAAACCCGTACATCGAAGAGTACTTTACGGAATGTATGAACTTGGGGTACTTTCAAATAGAGCTTATAAAAAATCGGCAAGGATTGTAGGTGAGGTTCTTGGTAAATACCACCCTCACGGAGATACATCTGTTTACGACGCCATGGTGCGTATGGCCCAGGACTGGAGTTTAAGATATCTTTTAGTAGACGGGCAGGGTAACTTCGGGTCAATAGACGGTGACAGTCCGGCAGCGATGCGTTATACCGAGGCAAGGATGAGAAAAATATCGGAAGATATTATGGCTGACCTTGACAAAGAGACAGTAGACTTTCAGTTAAACTTTGACGATACATTACAGGAACCAACCGTAATGCCTACACGTGTACCTAACTTACTTGTTAACGGTGCATCGGGTATTGCAGTAGGTATGGCTACAAATATGCCTCCGCACAACCTTACAGAGGTGATAGATGGTACCCTGGCGTATATAGACAATAATGATATTGAGATAGACGAACTTATGAACTATGTAAAAGCACCTGATTTCCCTACGGGAGGTGTTATTTACGGTTATGAGGGCGTGCGTGAAGCTTTTAAAACAGGCCGTGGAAGGGTTGTAATGAGAGCTAAGGCAAACTTTGAAGAAATAGACGGTAAGGAGTGTATTGTTGTTACAGAGATTCCTTATCAGGTTAATAAGGCAGAGATGATTAAAAAGACTGCCGATCTTGTTAACGAAAAGAAAATTGAGGGTATTTCCAACATCCGTGACGAGTCGGACAGGAAAGGTATGCGTATTGTATATATCCTTAAAAGAGAGGCTGTGCCAAATGTGGTGCTAAACACTCTATATAAGTATACACAATTACAGTCTTCTTTCAGTGTAAACAACATTGCGCTTGTTAACGGAAGACCTCATACATTAAACCTTAAGGAGCTTATTCATTACTTTGTGGAGCACCGCCACGATGTGGTAGTAAGGAGAACTCAATATGAACTTCGCAAAGCTGAAGAGCGTGCACACATATTAGAAGGTCTTATTATTGCTTCTGATAATATTGATGAGGTAATCGCACTTATCCGTGGATCTAAAGACGGAGAAGAGGCTCGTGCTAAATTAATGGAAAGGTTTAATCTTAGCGAAATTCAGGCTAAGGCGATTGTAGAGATGCGTTTAAGGCAGCTTACAGGACTGGAGCAGGATAAACTGAGAGCAGAATATGAGGATATCATGAAGTTAATTGCTGAATTGAAAGCCTTATTAGAAAGCAAAGAGCTAAGAATGCAGCTTATTAAAGAGGAGCTGGTTGAAATTAGAGATAAATATGGCGATGAGCGCCGTTCTCAAATAGAATACTCTGGTGGCGATGTAAGTATAGAAGACCTTATTGCCGATGAGAATGTGGTTATTACCATTTCTCATGCAGGTTACATTAAACGTACACCACTATCAGAATACAAAACCCAAAACAGGGGAGGAGTAGGGCAAAAAGGTTCGGCAACACGTGATCAGGACTTCCTGGAGCACCTGTTTGTTGCTACTAACCACCAGTACATGCTGTTCTTTACCCAAAAAGGAAAATGTTTCTGGATGAGGGTTTATGAAATTCCTGAAGGTAATAAAACAAGTAAAGGGCGTGCTATACAAAACCTTATCAATATTGAGAACGATGACAAGGTTAAAGCATTTATCTGCACACTTGACCTTAAGAACGAAGAGTACATCAATAACCACTATGTAATTATGGCTACTAAAAAAGGTGTGGTTAAAAAGACATTACTGGAGCAGTACTCACGTCCGAGATTAAACGGTATTAATGCAATTACCATTCGTGAAGACGACGAACTATTAGAAGCAAAATTAACTACAGGCGAAAGCCAGGTGCTCCTTGCAGTTAAATCTGGTAAACTTGTTCGTTTTGAAGAAGGTAAAACACGTCCGATGGGTCGTAGTGCATCAGGAGTTCGTGGTATAACGCTTCAGGATGACAACGATGAGGTAATCGGCATGATTTCTGTAAATGATATGAACAGTGAGATTCTTGTTGTGTCTGAAAAAGGATACGGTAAGCGTTCAAGCCTTGAAGATTACAGGATAACAAACCGTGGTGGTAAAGGTGTTAAAACCCTTAATATTACAGATAAGACCGGTAAGCTTGTTGCGATTAATAACGTAACCGATGCTGATGACCTTATGATTATCAACAAGTCGGGCTTAACGATAAGAATGCAGGTTTCAGACCTAAGGGTTATGGGGCGTGCTACACAAGGTGTACGACTTATTAATATTAAAGGAAATGACTCTATCGCTGCCGTTGCAAAAGTTATGCGTGAGGAGGAAGGCGAAGATGTTATTGATGCAGAAGATGTATCGGCAGAAACAACCGATGACACAACTGCAAACGAAAATCAAAACCAGGAATAAACTTTAAAAACCGAATACAATGAAAGCTAAATATGCAATTGCTGCATCTTTATTAATTTCTATAGGCGCTTATGCTCAAAAGGATGAGCTTAAGCAAATGAAAAAAATTGTAAATAAGGAGCAGCCTACTGCAGAAGACCTGCAGAAATTAAAGCAGCTTATTGATCAGGCAGAACCTCTAATGGCTAATGCTGATGATAAGCAAAAAGCAGACTTTTACTATTACAAAGGTAATTATGACTTAGTAATGGCTATCGCAAAAATGGACCAGAACGGAATTAAAGCTGCGATTGCTGATTTTAACAAAGTGCTTGAGCTTGAGAAAACCACTAAGCGTGAATATACAAAAGAGATTACTGAGGAAATCTATCCGGAAGTAAGTAAAGGTATGTTAGCTATTGCTAAAGAGCTAGGTGCTAACCAAAACTACAAAGCAGCTGTACCTTTATATGAAATGGCTTATGAGCTTAATAAAAAGGATACTATTAATCTTTACAACGCTGCAGCTTATGCAATTAATGCTAAAGACTATGATGCATCTCTTAAATATTTTGAAGAGCTTGACCGTTTAGGTTTCACTAATAAAAGATTAAGCTATACTGCTACAAGCCCTGAAGGTGAAGTGCAATACTTTAATGATAAAAAAACAAGAGATCTTTACATTCAAACGGCTAGTTATACAAACCCGGGTGTTCATAAAGATCCTTCTGTAAGAGGTGATATCATTAAAAACATAGCGCTTCTTTATATCCAGAAAGGGGATAAGGATAAAGCTATGCAGGCTATTGCAAAAGCTAAAAAGCAAAACCCGAATGATATAGGCCTTCTTTCTGCAGAGTCTCAAATCTATTTTGAATCTGGTGATATGGAGAACTACCAAAGAGTAATAAAGGATATCTTAAACTTAGGTTCTAAAGATCCTAACCTTTACTTTAATCTTGGTGTGACTTCTGCTCAGGCAGGCCAGAAAGAAGAGGCTAAACAGTACTACCAAAAAGCTATTGAAATAGATCCTAAATATGCAGCTGCTTATTATAACATAGGTGTATTGCTTCTTGATGGTGAAGATGCTATTGTTAGTGAGATGAACGGCCTTGGTACTTCTAAAAAAGATATGGCTCGTTACGACCTGCTTAAAGAAAAAAGGGATGCTATCTATAAGGAGTCTTTGTCTTATGTAAAGAAAGCTTATGATATGGAAACTAATCCTGAGAACAAAGAACAGTTTAAAGCGCTTTTAGCCAGCCTTTATACAGGTCTTGATATGATGGATGAGGCAAATGCCCTTAAAAAGAAATAAATAGCTTAAAAGAGCTTTGAAATAAAAATCCCCTCGTGTTTTACGAGGGGATTTTTTTTATACCATAAGCTAATAATAAAGCCTCCGAAAAGGAGGCTTTATATTTATTGCTTAAGACTGTTATCGTAACTGGGCACCTGTTTGTGTTTCCAGGTTCTGTCTTATTTTTGTCATTAACTTATCGATCTGGTCGTCTTTAAGGGTCTTGGTGCTGTCCTGAATAGTAAAGCTTACAGCATACGACTTTTTACCTTCCGGAAGGTTTTTGCCTTCATATACGTCAAACAGGTTAATGTCTTTTAGTAAAGATTTTTCTGTTTGTCTTGCTATGGCATAAATGTCCTTAAAGGTTACATCGCTGTCAACAAGCAGGGCAAGGTCTCTTCTAACTTCCGGGAACTTGGATATTTCTGTAAACTTGATTTTAGCAGATACTACCTTGATAATTGCAGCCCAGTTAAAGTCGGCAAAGAATACTTCTTGTTTTATATCAAAATGCTTTAAAACCAGTTTTTTAACGCTTCCCATCTCTACTAAAACTTCATTTCCTAAAGTATAAGCTAAGCCTTCTGAGAACACGTCATTTGTAACAGGTTGTGTCTGAGCTTTGTTTATCCCAAGTCTCGATAAAACCATGTCTACATAACCTTTAAACATAAAGAAGTCTGAAGGTTTTTGTTGCTGTGTCCAGCTTTCTGCAGTACGGTCTCCGGTAACGGTTAAGGTTAGGTGTTTGTTCTCATCATACCCTGAAGGAAGCTTATGGTACGATTTACCAAACTCAAATAATTTAAGATCGCTTCTCTTTCTGTTTATGTTGAATGATACTGCTTCAAGTGCGCTGAAAAGTAATGACTGCCTCATTGCAGAAAGGTCACTGCTTAGCGGATTAAGCATAAGCACATTGAACTCTTCCTTAAGGTTTTCGCTAAGCTTAACATATTCAGGTGTTGTAAGCGAGTTAGCCATCATTTCGTTAAAGCCTACAGCTACCAGTTGGTTTGCTGTAATGTTTTGCAGCTTATAATCTTCTGTACGTGCCGAGTTAGACATAGAAGCGTTAAGCTTTTGAGAGAAGTTTACATTGTTGTATCCGTAAACCCTTAAAATCTCTTCTATAACATCTATTTCTCTTTCAACGTCTACTCTGTATGAAGGTATTACAAGACCAACACCAACATCAGACATGCTGTTGATTTTTATATCAAGTGAAACCAGTATTTTTTTGATGGTTTCTTTGCTTATTTCCTGACCAATTACCCTTTCAACATTTTTAAAGTTTACGAAAACCTGGTGGTCTTCAATCTTTTTAGGGTAAATGTCTATAACATCAGATGTTATTTCGCCACCACCTGTTTCCTGTATAAGCAGGGCAGCCCTTTTAAGAGCATATTCTGTTATGGTAGGATCTATGCCTCTTTCAAAACGGAAAGAAGCATCGGTGCTTATACCGTGGCGTTTAGCTGTTTTTCTTATTGATACAGGGTTAAAGTAAGCACTCTCTAAGAATATAGAAGAGGTATTTTCACTAACTCCTGATTTTTTACCTCCCAGTACACCTGCAATACACATAGGTCCGTTTTCGTCACAAATCATTAGGTCGTCCTCATGTAATGTGCGCTCAACATCATCCAGTGTAATAAATTTAGTTCCTGC
Proteins encoded:
- the gyrA gene encoding DNA gyrase subunit A, which codes for MSEGEKLIPINIEDQMKSAYIDYSMSVIVSRALPDVRDGLKPVHRRVLYGMYELGVLSNRAYKKSARIVGEVLGKYHPHGDTSVYDAMVRMAQDWSLRYLLVDGQGNFGSIDGDSPAAMRYTEARMRKISEDIMADLDKETVDFQLNFDDTLQEPTVMPTRVPNLLVNGASGIAVGMATNMPPHNLTEVIDGTLAYIDNNDIEIDELMNYVKAPDFPTGGVIYGYEGVREAFKTGRGRVVMRAKANFEEIDGKECIVVTEIPYQVNKAEMIKKTADLVNEKKIEGISNIRDESDRKGMRIVYILKREAVPNVVLNTLYKYTQLQSSFSVNNIALVNGRPHTLNLKELIHYFVEHRHDVVVRRTQYELRKAEERAHILEGLIIASDNIDEVIALIRGSKDGEEARAKLMERFNLSEIQAKAIVEMRLRQLTGLEQDKLRAEYEDIMKLIAELKALLESKELRMQLIKEELVEIRDKYGDERRSQIEYSGGDVSIEDLIADENVVITISHAGYIKRTPLSEYKTQNRGGVGQKGSATRDQDFLEHLFVATNHQYMLFFTQKGKCFWMRVYEIPEGNKTSKGRAIQNLINIENDDKVKAFICTLDLKNEEYINNHYVIMATKKGVVKKTLLEQYSRPRLNGINAITIREDDELLEAKLTTGESQVLLAVKSGKLVRFEEGKTRPMGRSASGVRGITLQDDNDEVIGMISVNDMNSEILVVSEKGYGKRSSLEDYRITNRGGKGVKTLNITDKTGKLVAINNVTDADDLMIINKSGLTIRMQVSDLRVMGRATQGVRLINIKGNDSIAAVAKVMREEEGEDVIDAEDVSAETTDDTTANENQNQE
- a CDS encoding ATP-dependent Clp protease ATP-binding subunit is translated as MDDNFSPRVKDVITYSKEEALRLGHDFIGTEHLMLGILRDGNGKAISILNNISVDLDHLRRKVEILSPANPNAERGNDKKNLHLTRQAERALRTTFLEAKVFQSTSISTAHLLLCILRNENDPTTKLLNKLKIDYETVKEQFINMTSSEEDYMENQPRAESYNDDAGQDDSMRESTFNNPNPQGGKANKKSKTPVLDNFGRDLTELAEEGKLDPVVGREKEIERVSQILSRRKKNNPLLIGEPGVGKSAIAEGLALRIIQKKVSRILFNKRVVTLDLASLVAGTKYRGQFEERMKAVMNELEKNDDIILFIDEIHTIVGAGGATGSLDASNMFKPALARGEIQCIGATTLDEYRQYIEKDGALERRFQKVMVEPTSVEETITILNNIKGKYEEHHNVNYTPEAIEACVKLTNRYMSERFLPDKAIDALDEAGSRVHITNIDVPKQILDLERQLEEVRELKNSVVKKQKYEEAAKLRDDEKRIEKDLAIAQEQWEEDAKNNRVTVTEDNVADVVSMMTGIPVNRIAQTESNKLAHLPELIRSKVIGQDDAVAKIAKSIQRNRAGLKDPNKPIGSFIFLGQTGVGKTQLAKVLAKELFDSEDALVRIDMSEYMEKFAISRLVGAPPGYVGYEEGGQLTEKVRRKPYCVVLLDEIEKAHPDVFNMLLQVLDDGYLTDSLGRKIDFRNTIIIMTSNVGARQIKDFGQGVGFGTAAKKAQADEHTKGVIESALKKTFAPEFINRIDDIIVFNPLEKEDIDKIIEIELAKLYARIKDLGYNITLSEKAKNFIADKGFDKQYGARPLKRAIQKYVEDTLAEEIITSKIGAGDEIFMDLDSNEQELEVTIKKAENPAS
- a CDS encoding tetratricopeptide repeat protein; protein product: MKAKYAIAASLLISIGAYAQKDELKQMKKIVNKEQPTAEDLQKLKQLIDQAEPLMANADDKQKADFYYYKGNYDLVMAIAKMDQNGIKAAIADFNKVLELEKTTKREYTKEITEEIYPEVSKGMLAIAKELGANQNYKAAVPLYEMAYELNKKDTINLYNAAAYAINAKDYDASLKYFEELDRLGFTNKRLSYTATSPEGEVQYFNDKKTRDLYIQTASYTNPGVHKDPSVRGDIIKNIALLYIQKGDKDKAMQAIAKAKKQNPNDIGLLSAESQIYFESGDMENYQRVIKDILNLGSKDPNLYFNLGVTSAQAGQKEEAKQYYQKAIEIDPKYAAAYYNIGVLLLDGEDAIVSEMNGLGTSKKDMARYDLLKEKRDAIYKESLSYVKKAYDMETNPENKEQFKALLASLYTGLDMMDEANALKKK
- the pheT gene encoding phenylalanine--tRNA ligase subunit beta translates to MRISYNWLKQFIKLDWNSEETADLLTDLGLEVEGVDKFESLKGGLEGVVVGHVLSCIQHPNADKLKVTTVDLGDGNPPVQIVCGAPNVAAGQKVPVATIGTTLYDAEGNGFQIKKGKIRGEESHGMICAEDELGLGQGHEGILILGEDLKPGTPASKIFNIETDEVFEIGLTPNRADAMSHWGVARDLRAGMTQRNVNTELITPSVSNFRIDKRTLKIDVKVDDNKLAPRYCGVTISGITVQPSPAWLQNRLMAIGITPKNNVVDVTNYVLHELGQPLHAFDATKIRGNKIVVKTAEAGTKFITLDDVERTLHEDDLMICDENGPMCIAGVLGGKKSGVSENTSSIFLESAYFNPVSIRKTAKRHGISTDASFRFERGIDPTITEYALKRAALLIQETGGGEITSDVIDIYPKKIEDHQVFVNFKNVERVIGQEISKETIKKILVSLDIKINSMSDVGVGLVIPSYRVDVEREIDVIEEILRVYGYNNVNFSQKLNASMSNSARTEDYKLQNITANQLVAVGFNEMMANSLTTPEYVKLSENLKEEFNVLMLNPLSSDLSAMRQSLLFSALEAVSFNINRKRSDLKLFEFGKSYHKLPSGYDENKHLTLTVTGDRTAESWTQQQKPSDFFMFKGYVDMVLSRLGINKAQTQPVTNDVFSEGLAYTLGNEVLVEMGSVKKLVLKHFDIKQEVFFADFNWAAIIKVVSAKIKFTEISKFPEVRRDLALLVDSDVTFKDIYAIARQTEKSLLKDINLFDVYEGKNLPEGKKSYAVSFTIQDSTKTLKDDQIDKLMTKIRQNLETQTGAQLR